The proteins below come from a single Leptotrichia sp. oral taxon 223 genomic window:
- a CDS encoding dihydrolipoamide acetyltransferase, with product MENNELRATPAARKLAQQMGLDLFLVKGSGANGRVHKEDVETFKFENHIRISPLARKIALDHNIELESVVGTGYNGKIMRDDILKLIAKPQETEDLARHEKAVVAEEKAVAQQDIEIVPMSAMRKVISKRMTESYLTAPTFALNYEIDMTEAIALRKKILDTILESTGKKITITDIISFAVIKTLLKHKFVNSSLSEDGTQIILHNYVNLAIAVGFDGGLLVPVVKGADKMTLSELVVESKKIVKKALDMKLTPDEQSGSTFTISNLGMFGVQSFNPIINQPNSAILGVSSTVEKPVVVNGEITVRPMMTLTLTIDHRVVDGLAGAKFMQDLKNALENPISLLI from the coding sequence ATGGAAAATAATGAGTTAAGAGCTACTCCTGCAGCACGTAAATTAGCACAGCAGATGGGACTTGATCTTTTTCTTGTGAAAGGCAGCGGAGCAAATGGACGTGTTCATAAGGAAGATGTAGAAACATTTAAATTTGAAAATCATATTAGAATATCGCCACTTGCAAGAAAGATTGCGTTGGATCATAACATTGAGCTGGAAAGTGTTGTTGGGACAGGATACAATGGAAAAATAATGCGAGATGATATTTTGAAATTGATTGCTAAGCCACAGGAAACAGAGGACTTGGCAAGACACGAAAAAGCTGTTGTTGCAGAAGAAAAAGCAGTTGCACAGCAGGATATAGAAATTGTGCCAATGTCAGCAATGAGAAAAGTTATTTCAAAACGTATGACAGAAAGTTATCTAACAGCACCAACATTTGCACTTAATTACGAAATTGACATGACTGAAGCCATTGCACTAAGAAAGAAAATACTTGATACAATTTTGGAAAGTACAGGAAAGAAAATTACAATAACAGATATTATTTCATTTGCAGTTATAAAAACTTTGTTAAAGCACAAGTTTGTAAATTCAAGTTTGTCAGAAGATGGAACACAGATTATTCTGCATAATTATGTAAACTTGGCGATTGCAGTAGGATTTGATGGTGGACTTCTTGTGCCAGTTGTAAAAGGTGCAGATAAAATGACACTTAGTGAATTAGTTGTTGAATCTAAGAAGATAGTGAAAAAAGCATTAGATATGAAGTTGACACCTGATGAGCAAAGTGGAAGCACATTTACAATAAGTAATCTTGGAATGTTTGGAGTACAAAGCTTTAACCCGATAATAAATCAGCCAAATTCAGCAATCTTGGGAGTTTCTTCCACAGTTGAAAAGCCTGTTGTTGTAAATGGTGAAATTACAGTTCGTCCAATGATGACTTTGACTCTTACAATTGATCACAGAGTGGTAGATGGACTTGCTGGAGCTAAATTTATGCAAGATTTGAAAAATGCTTTGGAAAATCCAATTTCTTTGTTAATTTAA
- a CDS encoding alpha-ketoacid dehydrogenase subunit beta: MEKKLMSVKEAIITAMSEEMRQDENVFLMGEDVGIFGGDFGTSVGMLKEFGSERIKDMPISESAISGAAIGAAMTGLRPIVDVTFMDFIVYMMDNIVNQAAKTRYMFGGKGQVPVTFRCAAGSGVGSAAQHSQSLESWFTHIPGVKVVAPGTPADVKGLLKSAIRDNNPVIFLEYKAQYNMKGKVPIDPEFVIPLGKGEIKKEGKDITIVTYGRMLERVMKAAEIVEGEGISVEVVDPRTLVPLDKEIILNSVKKTGRVILVNDAHKTSGFIGEISAIISESDTFDYLDHPIVRLAGEDVPIPYNHTLETAMVPSVEKIVEAIRKVKNKQ; encoded by the coding sequence ATGGAAAAAAAGTTGATGTCTGTAAAAGAGGCGATTATTACAGCAATGTCAGAGGAAATGAGACAAGATGAAAATGTATTTTTAATGGGAGAAGATGTAGGAATTTTTGGAGGAGATTTCGGAACATCGGTTGGAATGCTGAAAGAATTTGGATCAGAAAGAATAAAAGATATGCCAATTTCAGAATCTGCAATTTCTGGAGCTGCAATAGGTGCAGCGATGACAGGACTTCGTCCAATAGTTGATGTAACATTCATGGATTTTATCGTTTATATGATGGATAACATTGTAAATCAGGCAGCAAAAACTAGATATATGTTTGGCGGAAAAGGGCAAGTGCCTGTAACATTCAGATGTGCAGCAGGTTCTGGAGTGGGTTCAGCTGCACAGCATTCACAGTCACTTGAGTCTTGGTTTACTCATATTCCAGGAGTAAAGGTTGTTGCGCCAGGAACACCTGCGGATGTAAAAGGGCTTTTAAAATCAGCAATTCGTGATAATAACCCAGTAATTTTCCTTGAATATAAAGCACAATACAATATGAAAGGTAAAGTTCCCATAGATCCTGAATTTGTTATTCCTTTAGGAAAAGGTGAAATTAAAAAAGAAGGAAAAGATATTACAATTGTAACTTATGGAAGAATGCTGGAAAGAGTAATGAAGGCAGCAGAAATTGTAGAAGGTGAAGGAATTAGCGTAGAAGTTGTAGATCCAAGAACATTAGTTCCATTAGATAAGGAAATTATATTAAATTCTGTGAAAAAGACTGGAAGAGTAATTTTAGTAAATGATGCTCACAAAACAAGCGGGTTTATTGGAGAAATTTCTGCAATTATTTCAGAAAGTGACACATTTGACTATTTGGATCATCCAATAGTAAGATTAGCAGGGGAAGATGTACCAATACCTTATAATCACACTCTTGAAACAGCGATGGTTCCAAGTGTGGAAAAAATTGTAGAAGCAATTAGAAAAGTAAAAAATAAACAATAA
- a CDS encoding thiamine pyrophosphate-dependent dehydrogenase E1 component subunit alpha has translation MELSKGKLLNIYERMLSIRNFDLKVNQLVKRGMVPGMTHLSVGEEAANVGAIAALNADDLITSNHRGHGQVIAKGIDLNGMMAEIMGKATGTCKGKGGSMHIADLESGNLGANGIVGGGHGMAVGAAYTQKVKNTGKIVVCFFGDGATNEGSFHEAMNLASVWNVPVIFYSINNGYGISTSINKVTNVEHLYKRAAAYGMPGYFIEDGNDVLSVYETFEKAVEHVREGKGPVFIESITYRWFGHSSSDPGKYRTKDEVDGWKLKDPNLKFRNYLLENNIATEEELVELEEKSKKQIEDAVEFAKNSPEPTLESAFEDIFAN, from the coding sequence ATGGAATTGTCAAAAGGTAAATTGCTGAACATTTATGAACGAATGCTTAGCATTAGAAATTTTGATTTAAAAGTAAATCAGCTTGTGAAAAGAGGAATGGTGCCTGGAATGACACATTTGTCAGTAGGAGAAGAAGCGGCGAATGTTGGTGCTATTGCGGCATTGAATGCTGATGACCTTATTACATCTAATCATAGAGGGCATGGGCAAGTTATCGCTAAAGGGATTGACTTGAATGGAATGATGGCTGAAATTATGGGAAAAGCTACTGGAACTTGTAAAGGTAAAGGTGGTTCAATGCACATTGCCGATTTAGAAAGTGGAAACTTGGGAGCAAACGGAATTGTTGGTGGTGGACACGGAATGGCAGTTGGTGCGGCTTATACTCAAAAAGTAAAAAATACTGGAAAAATTGTAGTTTGTTTCTTTGGAGATGGAGCTACTAATGAAGGAAGCTTTCATGAGGCTATGAATTTGGCATCAGTATGGAATGTTCCTGTTATATTTTATTCAATTAATAACGGTTATGGAATCAGTACGTCAATTAATAAAGTTACAAATGTAGAACATTTGTATAAAAGGGCTGCGGCTTATGGAATGCCAGGATATTTTATTGAAGATGGAAATGATGTTCTGTCAGTATATGAAACGTTTGAAAAGGCTGTGGAGCATGTAAGAGAAGGAAAAGGACCAGTTTTCATTGAAAGTATAACTTACAGATGGTTTGGACATTCTAGTTCAGATCCAGGAAAATATAGAACAAAAGACGAAGTTGACGGATGGAAGTTAAAAGATCCTAACTTAAAATTCAGAAATTACTTGCTTGAAAATAATATTGCAACAGAGGAAGAATTAGTAGAACTTGAAGAAAAATCAAAAAAACAGATTGAAGATGCAGTGGAATTTGCGAAAAATAGTCCAGAACCTACGTTGGAATCTGCATTCGAAGATATATTTGCAAATTAG
- a CDS encoding DIP1984 family protein produces the protein MKLAEALILRADIQKRIAQLKTRLNNNAKVQENEKPTENPEFLLTELNDLISQLNELIIKINRTNTLSKIDGISLVELIAKKDTLSQKAGILREFIEIASQKVNLYSTTEIKVFSTINVPEQQKQLDKLSKEIRETDTKLQQANWTIDLIEE, from the coding sequence ATGAAACTTGCCGAAGCTCTTATTTTACGTGCCGATATTCAAAAAAGAATCGCACAGCTAAAAACAAGACTTAATAATAACGCCAAAGTTCAGGAAAATGAAAAACCTACCGAAAATCCTGAATTTTTATTAACTGAGTTAAATGATTTGATTTCTCAATTAAATGAATTAATAATAAAAATAAACAGAACAAATACTCTTTCAAAAATTGATGGAATTTCATTAGTTGAACTAATTGCAAAAAAGGATACGCTTTCACAAAAAGCAGGAATACTGCGTGAATTTATAGAAATTGCAAGCCAGAAGGTAAATCTTTATTCCACAACGGAAATAAAAGTTTTTAGCACGATTAATGTGCCAGAACAGCAGAAACAGCTAGATAAATTGTCTAAGGAAATCAGGGAAACTGATACAAAATTACAGCAGGCAAACTGGACTATTGATTTAATTGAAGAATAA
- a CDS encoding dicarboxylate/amino acid:cation symporter has product MKKIGLVPRLIIAITLGILLGLVLPSPVIRIFVTFSSLFSKYLSFVIPFMIIGFVVTGISDLRQGAGKLLGITTLIAYASTIVAGSLSYLMATNIFPKILNFTSFAAVEHPEKNLLTSYFDIPLAPMFDVTSAIVFAFIMGLSISWLRNNGEGQTTYSLFREFSKIITKLLSTSVIPLLPVYIFGTFMNMTYSGQMFATLSIFLKVFVCVIILHILYISALFTFAGGLSGKNPFTCMKNQIPGYFTALGTQSSAATIPINLECARRNGTSPEIREFVVPLCATIHLAGSIITITSCVVTVLMMNNMAYGISTIFPFVLVLGVAMVAAPGAPGGAIMSALPFLGMVGIATNSPLASLLIALYITQDSFGTAANVSGDNAIAIIVDWIYHKFIKK; this is encoded by the coding sequence ATGAAAAAAATCGGACTTGTGCCACGTTTAATTATCGCTATAACACTTGGTATTCTGTTAGGATTAGTTTTACCAAGTCCAGTTATTCGAATTTTTGTGACTTTTTCATCGTTATTTAGTAAATATTTGTCGTTTGTTATTCCATTTATGATAATCGGATTTGTTGTGACAGGAATTTCGGATTTACGTCAAGGAGCGGGAAAATTACTTGGAATTACCACTTTGATAGCCTACGCTTCCACAATTGTTGCAGGAAGTCTGTCTTATCTTATGGCGACTAATATTTTTCCAAAAATTCTTAATTTCACCTCATTTGCGGCAGTAGAACATCCGGAAAAAAATCTTTTAACATCCTATTTTGATATTCCACTTGCCCCAATGTTTGATGTAACTTCGGCAATTGTTTTTGCCTTTATAATGGGACTTTCAATTAGCTGGCTCAGAAACAATGGAGAGGGGCAGACTACCTACAGCCTTTTCCGTGAATTTTCAAAAATAATTACAAAACTGCTTAGCACATCAGTTATTCCTCTGCTTCCAGTTTACATTTTTGGAACATTTATGAATATGACTTACAGCGGACAAATGTTTGCAACACTTTCCATTTTCTTAAAAGTGTTTGTCTGCGTAATAATTTTACATATTTTATATATTTCAGCCTTGTTTACATTCGCTGGAGGGCTTTCAGGAAAAAATCCATTTACTTGTATGAAAAATCAGATTCCTGGCTATTTTACAGCACTTGGAACACAATCTTCAGCCGCCACAATTCCAATAAATCTGGAATGTGCAAGACGAAATGGAACATCACCCGAAATACGTGAATTTGTAGTTCCTTTATGTGCCACAATTCATCTGGCAGGAAGTATCATTACGATAACAAGCTGTGTCGTTACTGTACTTATGATGAACAATATGGCCTACGGAATTTCCACAATCTTCCCATTTGTCCTAGTTTTAGGAGTCGCAATGGTAGCAGCGCCAGGGGCACCGGGAGGAGCAATAATGTCCGCACTTCCTTTTCTGGGAATGGTTGGAATTGCCACAAACAGTCCATTAGCATCATTACTAATCGCACTTTACATAACGCAGGACAGCTTTGGGACAGCGGCAAATGTATCTGGAGATAATGCAATTGCTATTATAGTTGACTGGATTTATCATAAATTTATAAAAAAATAA
- a CDS encoding META domain-containing protein produces the protein MKKRFFLVGIFTMLLLCCVFLNAAVKKRVAVSTNLNGTSWKLTEIRKNGRNSRISENTNITINFSKNKINGSGGINGYSGSYKINRNSTLSATVTSTLMGGSLDLMNLEQDFFDILQSNPIIKYSKDTLTLTNKDGDIWTFKNPNTVNQKDKDSLPLSNLNGTSWKLTQIKKNRWNSYISENTNVTINFSKNKINGSGGINGYSGSYKINRNSTLSATVTSTLMGGSLDLMNLEQDFFDILQSNPMIKYSKDTLTLTNKDGDIWTFKNPNTVNQKDKDSLSLLNLKKKLLNTSWKLVDISDTKMRKILTTNEIRITLNFSEDRIHGDSGVNNYFSNYIMTSDNIMVGPIGSTKMAGPDNFMKLESQYLNILQNSKKIKLDNNRLIFMTDDGKTLTFKEM, from the coding sequence ATGAAAAAAAGATTTTTTTTAGTTGGAATTTTTACAATGCTTCTTTTGTGTTGCGTTTTTTTGAATGCGGCTGTGAAAAAAAGAGTCGCTGTAAGCACTAATTTGAATGGAACTTCGTGGAAATTGACAGAAATCAGGAAAAATGGACGAAATTCCCGTATTTCAGAAAACACAAATATTACGATTAATTTTTCAAAAAATAAGATTAATGGATCTGGTGGAATTAACGGATATTCAGGAAGTTATAAAATTAACAGAAATTCCACTCTTTCTGCCACAGTAACTTCAACTTTGATGGGAGGTTCTTTAGATTTAATGAACCTCGAACAGGATTTCTTTGATATTCTGCAATCCAACCCTATAATTAAGTACAGCAAGGATACTTTAACTCTAACTAACAAGGATGGAGATATTTGGACTTTTAAAAATCCAAACACAGTTAATCAGAAAGACAAGGATTCACTTCCTCTTTCAAATTTAAATGGAACTTCATGGAAATTAACTCAAATTAAGAAAAATAGATGGAATTCTTATATTTCAGAAAACACAAATGTTACGATTAATTTTTCAAAAAATAAGATTAATGGATCTGGTGGAATTAACGGATATTCAGGAAGTTATAAAATTAACAGAAATTCCACTCTTTCTGCCACAGTAACTTCAACTTTGATGGGAGGTTCTTTAGATTTAATGAACCTCGAACAGGATTTCTTTGATATTCTGCAATCCAACCCTATGATTAAGTACAGCAAGGATACTTTAACTTTAACTAACAAGGATGGAGATATTTGGACTTTTAAAAATCCAAATACAGTTAATCAGAAAGACAAGGACTCACTTTCTCTTTTAAATTTGAAAAAAAAATTATTGAATACTAGCTGGAAACTTGTTGATATTTCTGACACAAAAATGAGAAAAATATTGACAACAAATGAAATAAGAATTACTCTTAATTTTTCAGAAGACAGAATACACGGCGATTCAGGAGTAAACAACTATTTTTCAAATTATATAATGACATCAGATAATATTATGGTTGGACCTATCGGCTCTACAAAAATGGCAGGACCAGATAACTTTATGAAACTTGAAAGCCAGTATTTGAATATTTTGCAAAATTCAAAAAAGATTAAATTAGATAATAATCGTTTGATTTTTATGACAGATGATGGAAAAACATTGACATTTAAAGAAATGTAG
- the tgt gene encoding tRNA guanosine(34) transglycosylase Tgt: protein MCIEKENKDFKNPIEYKLEKKDGNARAGVIKTPHGEIKTPVFMPVGTQATVKAMTREELEEINSQIILGNTYHLYLRPGDDLVNDFGGLHKFMRWDKPILTDSGGFQVFSLGDLRKIKEEGVHFRSHIDGSKHFLSPEKSISIQNNLGSDIMMVLDECPPGLSTREYLIPSIERTTRWAKRCIEANRNKDKQGLFAIVQGGIYEDLRDKSFEELYEYDYGFAGYALGGLAVGEPREDMYRILKYSTPKLPENKPRYLMGVGEPADMLEAVEHGIDMMDCVQPTRIGRHGTVFTKYGRLVIKNASYSRDDRPLDEGCDCYACKHYTRAYIRHLFKAGEILGQRLATYHNLHFLLKLMDNAREAIIDGRFKEYKEEVLKNYAVGKESEWIKPKSI from the coding sequence ATGTGTATTGAAAAAGAAAATAAAGATTTTAAAAATCCAATAGAATATAAATTAGAAAAAAAAGATGGAAATGCACGTGCTGGAGTTATAAAAACACCACATGGAGAGATAAAAACCCCAGTATTTATGCCAGTTGGTACGCAGGCGACTGTAAAGGCTATGACTAGGGAAGAGCTGGAAGAGATTAATTCTCAAATTATTCTTGGGAACACGTATCATTTATACTTACGTCCTGGAGATGATTTGGTAAATGATTTTGGTGGGCTTCATAAATTTATGAGATGGGATAAGCCTATACTTACTGATAGCGGTGGATTTCAAGTGTTTAGTCTTGGAGATTTGAGAAAGATAAAGGAGGAAGGAGTTCATTTCCGTTCACATATAGATGGCTCAAAGCATTTTTTATCGCCTGAAAAATCTATTTCGATTCAAAATAATCTGGGAAGCGATATTATGATGGTGCTGGATGAATGCCCGCCAGGACTGTCAACACGTGAATATTTGATTCCGTCCATTGAAAGAACTACGAGATGGGCTAAGCGTTGTATTGAAGCAAATAGAAATAAGGATAAGCAAGGGCTTTTTGCAATTGTGCAAGGTGGAATTTATGAAGATTTACGAGATAAAAGTTTTGAAGAGCTGTATGAGTATGATTATGGATTTGCTGGGTATGCTTTAGGAGGGCTTGCAGTAGGAGAACCACGTGAAGATATGTATAGAATTTTAAAATATAGCACGCCAAAACTACCTGAAAATAAGCCACGTTATTTAATGGGAGTGGGAGAGCCTGCGGATATGCTTGAGGCTGTGGAACATGGAATTGATATGATGGACTGTGTTCAGCCGACAAGAATTGGTAGACACGGTACTGTATTTACAAAGTATGGACGTCTTGTTATAAAAAATGCGAGCTATTCACGAGATGACAGGCCTCTTGATGAAGGTTGTGACTGTTATGCCTGCAAACATTATACAAGAGCATATATAAGACATTTATTCAAGGCAGGAGAAATTTTGGGACAGAGGCTTGCAACATATCATAATTTGCATTTTTTGCTAAAACTTATGGATAATGCACGTGAGGCAATTATTGACGGAAGGTTTAAGGAATATAAGGAAGAAGTGCTGAAAAACTATGCCGTGGGGAAAGAAAGTGAATGGATAAAGCCGAAATCGATATAA
- a CDS encoding TatD family hydrolase, with the protein MSKIIDTHTHIYDEQFEDDFDDVMKRIEDELEGIVSIGFDLESSLKSIELANRYSFVNAVIGVHPVDIKKYNDEVEKELERLALTEKKVVAIGEIGLDYHWMEDPKDVQIAGFRKQMELAERVKKPVVIHTREALQDTLDVLKDYKNVGGILHCYPGSLEAAKPFLDRYYLGIGGTLTFKNNKKTKELVKELPLEKIVLETDCPYLTPVPFRGKRNEPVYTKYVAEEVARIKEISVEQVIKVTTENAKKIYGM; encoded by the coding sequence ATGAGTAAAATAATTGATACGCATACACACATTTATGATGAGCAGTTTGAAGATGACTTTGATGATGTGATGAAAAGGATTGAAGATGAGCTGGAGGGGATTGTAAGCATTGGGTTTGATTTGGAAAGTTCGCTTAAAAGCATTGAGCTTGCGAATAGATATTCGTTTGTGAATGCGGTAATTGGAGTTCATCCTGTGGATATAAAAAAATATAATGATGAAGTGGAAAAAGAACTGGAAAGATTGGCATTGACTGAGAAAAAGGTTGTTGCAATTGGAGAAATTGGGTTGGATTATCACTGGATGGAGGATCCGAAGGATGTTCAGATTGCTGGATTTAGAAAGCAGATGGAACTTGCAGAAAGGGTAAAAAAACCAGTTGTTATCCATACAAGAGAGGCTTTGCAGGATACACTTGATGTTTTGAAGGATTATAAAAATGTTGGCGGGATTTTGCACTGCTATCCAGGTTCTTTAGAAGCGGCAAAGCCATTTTTAGATAGGTATTACTTGGGAATCGGTGGTACTTTGACGTTTAAAAATAATAAAAAGACAAAGGAGCTTGTGAAAGAATTGCCTTTGGAAAAAATTGTTCTGGAAACAGATTGTCCGTATTTGACACCTGTACCTTTTCGAGGGAAACGGAATGAGCCAGTTTATACAAAATATGTAGCAGAAGAAGTGGCTAGAATTAAGGAAATTTCAGTAGAGCAAGTTATTAAAGTAACTACTGAAAATGCTAAGAAAATTTATGGAATGTAA
- a CDS encoding lysozyme inhibitor LprI family protein has product MKKVMLLVASLMVSVISFAGYTSDMINRMETKEKSVEDSFGGSNAEMKEASSVILESWDNELNEVYKLLMSKLSKKEQLKLRNEERAWIKRKERVAKDAADKFCGTVNGKKLCGTGYGLEYTQSLINSTKGRAIELSKRYEKLK; this is encoded by the coding sequence ATGAAAAAAGTAATGCTTTTGGTTGCAAGTTTGATGGTTTCAGTTATCAGTTTTGCTGGTTATACGAGTGATATGATTAATAGAATGGAAACTAAAGAGAAAAGTGTAGAGGATTCTTTTGGAGGAAGTAACGCTGAAATGAAAGAAGCATCTTCGGTTATTTTGGAGAGCTGGGATAATGAGTTAAATGAAGTTTATAAGTTATTAATGTCAAAATTGTCAAAAAAAGAACAATTAAAACTTAGAAATGAAGAAAGAGCATGGATAAAAAGAAAAGAAAGAGTGGCAAAAGATGCGGCAGATAAATTTTGTGGAACTGTAAATGGAAAAAAACTTTGTGGAACAGGTTATGGCTTGGAATATACACAATCATTGATTAACTCGACTAAAGGCAGAGCGATTGAATTATCTAAAAGATATGAAAAATTGAAATAA
- a CDS encoding S-ribosylhomocysteine lyase — protein sequence MEKIASFTVDHKKLNRGIYVSRIDEINGNYITTFDVRMKLPNREPVINIAELHTMEHLGATFLRNHPTWKDEIVYFGPMGCRTGFYVILKGKLESKDIVDLMKELYKFMAEFKGAVPGATAIECGNYLDQNLPMANFEAKKYLEETLENLGEENLNYPE from the coding sequence ATGGAAAAAATAGCAAGTTTTACAGTAGATCATAAAAAATTAAACAGAGGAATCTATGTGTCAAGAATTGACGAAATTAACGGAAATTACATCACAACTTTTGATGTTAGAATGAAATTGCCAAACAGGGAACCAGTAATAAATATCGCAGAACTTCACACAATGGAACATTTAGGAGCAACATTTTTGAGAAATCATCCAACTTGGAAAGATGAAATTGTATATTTCGGACCAATGGGTTGTAGAACTGGATTTTATGTAATTTTGAAAGGAAAATTGGAATCAAAGGACATTGTTGATTTAATGAAGGAACTTTACAAGTTTATGGCAGAATTTAAAGGAGCAGTTCCTGGAGCGACTGCAATTGAATGTGGAAATTACTTGGATCAAAACTTGCCAATGGCTAATTTTGAGGCTAAGAAATATTTGGAGGAAACGCTAGAGAATTTAGGAGAGGAAAATTTAAATTATCCTGAGTAA
- a CDS encoding D-alanine--D-alanine ligase, which translates to MSKLRVGVIRGGVSTEREVSLKTGSEIVANLNRDKYEVFDIVIDSEKEVFEKVKDLNLDFVYIALHGVFGEDGRIQAILQSLGVAYSGPGVMSSAVCMDKEFSKRIVAGYGVRIAKWKSVRVGETVDFETIKKELGNRVVVKPNSGGSSIGVSFVENQEELEKGLELVFGMDKEALIEEVLHGVEISVPVIDGEVFPTIRIEALAGDYFDYESKYAKGGANEYVFEFPEKVQAEINKFAKDSYYGLKCEGFARIDFMVVNEETPYFMEVNTSPGMTSASLLPKSTASKGYNYAQTLDLLIESSIKVER; encoded by the coding sequence ATGTCAAAATTAAGAGTAGGAGTAATACGTGGGGGAGTTTCAACTGAAAGGGAAGTTTCTTTAAAGACAGGAAGTGAAATTGTAGCAAACTTGAATAGAGATAAATATGAGGTTTTTGATATTGTGATTGATTCAGAAAAGGAAGTTTTTGAAAAAGTAAAAGACTTGAATCTGGATTTTGTTTATATTGCTTTACACGGTGTATTTGGGGAAGATGGGAGAATACAGGCGATTTTGCAAAGTCTGGGAGTGGCTTACAGCGGACCTGGAGTGATGTCAAGTGCAGTTTGTATGGATAAGGAATTTTCAAAAAGAATTGTGGCTGGATACGGAGTTAGAATTGCAAAATGGAAAAGTGTACGTGTAGGTGAAACAGTTGACTTTGAAACAATAAAAAAAGAATTAGGAAATCGTGTTGTAGTAAAGCCTAATAGTGGTGGTTCGAGCATTGGAGTAAGTTTTGTGGAAAATCAGGAAGAACTTGAAAAAGGACTGGAACTTGTTTTTGGAATGGATAAAGAGGCTTTGATTGAGGAAGTCCTGCATGGTGTGGAAATCAGTGTGCCTGTGATTGATGGGGAAGTTTTTCCAACAATAAGAATTGAGGCCCTTGCAGGAGATTATTTTGATTATGAATCAAAATATGCAAAAGGCGGAGCAAATGAATATGTATTTGAATTTCCTGAAAAAGTACAGGCTGAAATCAATAAATTTGCAAAAGACAGTTATTACGGACTAAAATGTGAAGGATTTGCAAGAATAGATTTTATGGTGGTAAATGAAGAAACACCGTATTTTATGGAAGTAAACACATCACCAGGAATGACATCTGCCAGCTTATTGCCAAAAAGTACAGCTTCAAAAGGTTATAATTACGCACAAACATTGGACTTATTAATAGAATCTTCAATAAAAGTGGAAAGATAA
- a CDS encoding Hsp33 family molecular chaperone HslO yields MRKSEIIRGTSKCARFFVCDTTELVKEAKKVHGLDPIAVTVFGKLLTATAMMGKDLKNEKDLVTVKVDGDGPYGNMLATGNMKGEVKGYIGNPEEKFHQIIDENGNFIKDETGQVRFIGNGTMQVIKDLGLRDPFSGVTKINEEDIANIIAHYFLLSEQIKSVVALGVKLDENGEIKRAGGYLIQLLPGVEDGFIDKLENKLQQIRTITELLEGGMSLEQIVELLYEDISVFEEETDVDGAHKKVYVEDFEILEKSELEYKCNCTKEKFYKGLITLGKEEIDKILEEEGKIQVECHFCGKKYDFEKEDFKNL; encoded by the coding sequence ATGAGAAAATCAGAAATAATTAGAGGAACAAGTAAATGTGCCAGGTTTTTTGTTTGTGATACTACAGAACTTGTAAAAGAGGCAAAGAAAGTACACGGACTTGATCCAATAGCAGTTACTGTTTTTGGGAAACTATTGACAGCGACGGCTATGATGGGGAAAGATTTGAAAAATGAGAAGGATTTGGTGACAGTTAAAGTAGATGGGGATGGACCTTATGGAAATATGCTTGCAACTGGAAATATGAAAGGGGAAGTGAAAGGTTATATTGGGAATCCTGAAGAGAAATTTCATCAGATAATTGACGAGAATGGAAATTTTATAAAAGATGAAACTGGGCAAGTGAGATTTATTGGAAATGGGACAATGCAGGTTATAAAGGACTTGGGACTACGTGATCCATTTTCTGGCGTTACAAAAATAAATGAAGAGGATATTGCAAATATAATTGCTCATTATTTTCTTTTATCAGAGCAGATAAAATCAGTTGTCGCACTTGGTGTAAAACTAGATGAAAATGGAGAAATAAAAAGGGCTGGAGGATATTTGATACAGTTGTTGCCAGGTGTGGAAGACGGATTTATTGACAAACTGGAAAATAAATTACAGCAGATTAGGACGATTACAGAACTTCTGGAAGGTGGAATGAGCCTTGAGCAGATTGTGGAACTGCTTTATGAGGATATTTCGGTATTTGAGGAAGAGACAGATGTTGATGGTGCTCATAAAAAAGTTTATGTGGAAGATTTTGAAATTTTGGAAAAATCAGAGCTGGAGTATAAATGTAATTGCACTAAAGAGAAATTTTACAAGGGATTAATCACGCTTGGAAAAGAAGAAATTGATAAAATTCTGGAAGAGGAAGGCAAAATTCAGGTGGAATGCCATTTTTGCGGTAAAAAATATGATTTTGAAAAAGAAGATTTTAAAAATTTATAA